In Bacteroidales bacterium, the following are encoded in one genomic region:
- a CDS encoding trypsin-like serine protease produces the protein MKTSFYSIFLLASLLMYASIPANGQGSDYKSIYPIRSSNGFHDSFPPGDSVERDLEEESKFIDSFYEDFGWRSGRIVGGGDANIEDYPWHVALISTSGTQFCAGTVLGENWILTAAHCGTPNRIRAGVTNRTDLTGQDRFIIQKINHPNYSPYSNDVSLIQLASPLDLSGPNVKAIPIITQAHADDGYTDPGVMAVITGWGALSQGGPSSNILQFAQLPIVSNEDAMTIGGYAPGAITDDMLCAGFLGTGGIDACQGDSGGPLVVADPGSELGFSVAGVTSWGFGCAQPLYPGVWARVSYFEDWISMHTGLSWDGPVTLPNPNSISAESAGLESIEINWVNNPDDDDVLLVWSDSYLIGSPEAGQTYNAGETLPGGGTVLFSGSANAFVHSGLSQATRYYYKIWAWSEDHEYSIGKVAAATTDCPVYTLPFTETFEDSSGTRNCWTQITETGNKRWSFASGAGGGQILTAHNGDKNARFTSTSGGPWITKLVSPVLNFNNYENIILSFWYGQESWSGDQNELILYYRSDPSDPWVQIGDAFIGNIAQWTLVENIILPNPSSTYQIAFEGIDLWGRANVLDDVQINGTYTGPPAEILLQNIELNIGDSECYAASQTISVAGSGTSFLIEDGATATLVAGHNILLLEGTWVKTGGSFHALIDTNGEYCNNNKSLLAVYDQVEGEPVQNDLSREKMAGRDEPIFNVYPNPTSGPLTIEIYDPLGIQGTSVEVFGAMGEKVSDNFISDVNRFTFDLAGKPAGFYIVKVLQGTHVSLKKVMKF, from the coding sequence ATGAAAACATCCTTTTACTCGATCTTTCTTTTAGCATCGCTGTTGATGTATGCTTCTATCCCGGCAAATGGACAGGGGTCAGACTACAAATCAATCTACCCAATAAGATCTTCAAACGGTTTTCATGACTCGTTTCCTCCAGGTGATTCCGTTGAAAGGGATCTGGAAGAGGAAAGCAAATTTATTGATAGCTTCTATGAAGATTTCGGTTGGCGTTCAGGCAGGATTGTTGGCGGAGGTGATGCAAATATTGAAGATTATCCCTGGCATGTGGCTCTTATATCCACTTCCGGGACGCAGTTTTGTGCTGGTACAGTTCTAGGCGAAAATTGGATACTCACCGCTGCGCATTGCGGAACCCCAAATCGCATCCGTGCCGGTGTTACCAACCGCACTGATCTTACAGGCCAGGACAGGTTCATTATACAAAAGATAAATCATCCCAATTACTCGCCTTATTCCAATGATGTATCTCTCATTCAATTAGCATCACCGCTGGATTTATCGGGTCCAAACGTAAAGGCAATTCCAATAATCACCCAGGCACATGCTGACGATGGCTATACCGATCCCGGAGTGATGGCTGTCATTACAGGTTGGGGAGCTTTATCCCAGGGTGGGCCGAGTTCCAATATTCTTCAGTTTGCTCAGCTACCCATTGTTTCCAACGAAGATGCCATGACAATAGGTGGTTACGCACCCGGGGCGATCACTGATGATATGCTTTGCGCTGGTTTTCTCGGAACCGGCGGCATTGATGCCTGCCAGGGTGATAGCGGTGGCCCGTTGGTGGTTGCTGATCCGGGAAGTGAATTGGGCTTCAGTGTGGCAGGTGTTACAAGTTGGGGGTTTGGCTGTGCTCAGCCTTTGTATCCGGGAGTGTGGGCCAGGGTTTCGTATTTTGAAGATTGGATTTCGATGCATACCGGCTTAAGCTGGGATGGGCCGGTTACATTGCCCAACCCCAACAGCATTTCGGCTGAATCAGCAGGGCTTGAATCCATTGAGATCAACTGGGTCAACAACCCGGATGATGACGATGTACTTCTTGTATGGTCTGATAGCTACCTCATCGGATCGCCTGAAGCAGGACAAACTTATAATGCTGGCGAAACTTTGCCAGGTGGCGGAACCGTTTTGTTCAGTGGCAGTGCAAACGCCTTTGTTCATTCGGGCTTGAGCCAGGCTACAAGGTATTATTATAAGATATGGGCGTGGTCAGAAGATCATGAATACTCAATAGGTAAAGTGGCTGCTGCTACAACTGATTGCCCGGTTTACACGCTTCCATTTACTGAAACATTTGAGGATAGTTCAGGTACACGCAATTGCTGGACACAGATCACAGAAACAGGAAACAAACGCTGGTCATTTGCAAGCGGTGCCGGCGGGGGCCAAATTTTAACTGCCCACAATGGTGACAAGAATGCCAGGTTCACAAGTACAAGTGGCGGTCCCTGGATCACAAAACTTGTATCTCCGGTTCTGAATTTCAATAACTACGAAAATATCATTCTCAGTTTCTGGTATGGACAGGAAAGCTGGTCGGGCGACCAGAATGAACTTATACTCTATTACCGGTCAGACCCTTCTGATCCATGGGTTCAGATTGGAGATGCCTTTATTGGAAATATAGCCCAATGGACTTTAGTGGAAAATATCATTCTTCCGAACCCATCCTCAACTTACCAGATCGCTTTCGAGGGAATTGACCTTTGGGGTCGCGCCAATGTACTTGATGATGTGCAGATCAACGGAACTTATACTGGTCCTCCGGCTGAAATCCTGCTACAGAATATTGAACTGAACATTGGTGATAGCGAATGCTATGCAGCATCGCAAACAATTTCAGTCGCCGGATCCGGTACAAGTTTTTTAATTGAAGATGGAGCAACAGCCACACTGGTTGCCGGGCATAATATCCTGCTTTTGGAAGGAACGTGGGTAAAGACTGGTGGCAGTTTCCATGCCCTGATTGACACGAACGGGGAATACTGCAACAACAATAAAAGCCTGCTTGCAGTATATGACCAGGTGGAAGGCGAACCGGTTCAAAATGATCTAAGCCGTGAAAAGATGGCAGGGCGCGATGAACCAATCTTTAATGTTTATCCCAATCCTACCAGCGGTCCATTGACCATCGAAATTTATGACCCATTGGGTATCCAGGGAACATCAGTGGAAGTTTTTGGGGCGATGGGCGAGAAAGTGTCTGACAATTTTATTTCAGACGTAAATCGGTTTACGTTCGATCTGGCAGGCAAACCAGCCGGTTTTTACATAGTTAAGGTCTTGCAGGGTACTCATGTAAGCTTAAAAAAAGTAATGAAATTTTAA